Proteins encoded together in one Miscanthus floridulus cultivar M001 chromosome 16, ASM1932011v1, whole genome shotgun sequence window:
- the LOC136511776 gene encoding uncharacterized protein codes for MRMREGRSSAAAAEQAAQQRVLWRNLRSDRMESRGKERSLEQVQEHDEHVSKKRRHGVMGAETTESLDQIQGNSSTDEWCSEFEAEEKVASQLPKKPCLNPADVMVNIKSVSLLSTEIRSSLERTMQVWGYINKLLRHPESNQKIVVPKSYDSWISMAMGYVRQDLDKIKELIGAPVMDKVALVAKISKSLESWKMLLHGHSVSKEVSSLMRELEDLKKNLSDDVAKATKQSEEEQQIMPGYRTTENNSLRSVTRGLASIKDYDAALDWEKLVGEAEERKRQRLSKVNELERALRLAQSDLSKEEEREANRVTSRARYSNMVSRVSEAVTDLAKLLAQTNTYWEAMRGSIQDEGISAQLWFQLKFVESCQIKIEGADDDE; via the exons ATGCGTATGCGAGAAGGCcgctcgtcggcggcggcggcagagcaAGCGGCACAGCAGCGCGTGCTGTGGCGGAACCTGCGCTCGGATCGGATGGAGTCCAGAGGCAAGGAGCGGTCTTTGGAGCAGGTCCAAGAACACGATGAACATGTCAGCAAGAAGCGGCGCCATGGAGTCATGGGAGCAGAAACGACAGAATCACTGGATCAG ATCCAAGGTAACTCTAGCACCGACGAATGGTGCTCCGAGTTCGAGGCTGAGGAGAAAGTTGCTAGTCAACTACCCAAGAAACCATGTTTAAATCCAGCag ATGTAATGGTGAACATAAAATCGGTTTCGCTTCTCTCCACTGAAATAAGATCCAGTTTAGAGCGCACCATGCAAGTATGGGGCTACATCAACAAGCTTCTTCGCCACCCCGAATCAAACCAAAAAATCGTGGTTCCTAAATCATACGATTCATGGATAAGCATGGCAATGGGATACGTGCGGCAGGATTTGGACAAGATCAAGGAGCTGATAGGTGCGCCTGTGATGGACAAGGTTGCTCTGGTCGCCAAGATATCAAAGAGCCTAGAGAGCTGGAAAATGCTGTTGCATGGTCATTCCGTCTCAAAGGAGGTATCCAGTTTGATGCGCGAGCTAGAGGATCTGAAGAAAAACCTCTCTGATGATGTCGCAAAAGCCACGAAGCAAAGCGAAGAAGAACAACAAATAATGCCGGGCTATCGGACCACGGAAAATAATTCCCTTCGCTCTGTGACGCGTGGCCTTGCCTCTATCAAGGATTATGATGCGGCCTTGGACTGGGAGAAACTCGTCGGAGAAGCGGAGGAGAGGAAGAGGCAGCGTCTCTCAAAGGTCAACGAGCTGGAGAGAGCACTGCGCCTGGCGCAGTCCGATCTCTCCAAGGAAGAGGAGCGTGAAGCAAACAGAGTGACCTCACGCGCCCGGTACAGCaacatggtgagcagagtttcagAAGCTGTCACAGATCTTGCAAAGCTACTGGCACAGACCAACACCTACTGGGAGGCCATGAGAGGTAGCATCCAAGACGAAGGGATCTCGGCACAGCTGTGGTTCCAGCTCAAATTCGTGGAGTCATGCCAAATTAAAATAGAGGgtgctgatgatgatgagtaa
- the LOC136511775 gene encoding uncharacterized protein isoform X1, with translation MRIELHNLREITNNFSDEQKIGNGGYGHVFKGVYNGEDIAVKLLHEIIGADESQFENEFSNLLSINHPHIVKLIGYCYEMHKEHVEYNGKLRFSQRTYRAICLEYLQGGSLDRYLTACYNGSCDRDWRTLFNIIKGVCEGLYFLHEGCGTPILHLDLKPANILLDDNMVAKIADFGLSRLFHGASTHVTQRESVTGTTKYMAPEYQYRKMISPKNDVFSLGVTMIEVMAGPTGYDEFCQMGDVKQFIDQVNMDWTKQINATASPCASTESDQVDICITIAMKCVDGERNNRPTVAEIVRILKDTEKRFLEESINHTQFLMDQSLSSDIIKSGLVGGKAGTARDVEEKPWRLESLTISYLGLIDEFSFSYIDKAGKQQTVGPWGAGYSHPQEKTETILFEPSEFVEEVSGFYGIHFGNILMMSLTFVTNIRTCGPFGNPYHQNVPSTPFSFRAAEGSSIVGFHGRSGQHLYSIGVYMTQCPSNIKIRRPLPMPGQILPTPTKTGPWGGSAGIARDINEKPWRLESLTISYLGLIDAFSFSYTDQAGKKHSIGPWGEGYHHDKIETIRFDISEFVEEVSGAYGSHSGNVLVTSLTFVTNIRTYGPFGNAHHQNVPATPFRFKADKDSRIVGFHGRSGKHLYSIGVYTV, from the exons GGAGTTTACAATGGGGAGGACATTGCAGTGAAATTGCTTCACGAGATAATTGGAGCTGACGAGAGTCAATTTGAGAATGAGTTTAGTAATCTTTTGAGTATCAATCATCCACATATTGTAAAGTTAATTGGTTATTGTTATGAAATGCATAAAGAACATGTTGAATACAATGGCAAACTACGTTTCTCTCAGCGCACATACAGAGCTATCTGCTTAGAATACTTGCAGGGTGGAAGCCTAGACAGGTATCTAACAG CTTGTTACAATGGATCTTGCGATCGTGACTGGCGCACCCTTTTCAATATAATTAAGGGGGTCTGTGAGGGCTTATATTTCCTCCATGAAGGATGTGGAACACCAATTCTTCACCTGGATTTGAAACCTGCCAATATATTGCTGGACGACAATATGGTTGCCAAAATTGCAGACTTTGGATTGTCAAGGCTCTTCCACGGAGCAAGTACCCATGTCACACAAAGAGAAAGTGTTACAGGAACGAC GAAATACATGGCGCCAGAGTATCAATATAGAAAAATGATCTCGCCCAAGAATGACGTTTTCAGTTTAGGGGTTACAATGATAGAGGTAATGGCTGGACCTACGGGTTATGACGAATTTTGTCAAATGGGTGACGTAAAACAATTTATTGATCAG GTAAATATGGATTGGACAAAACAGATAAATGCAACCGCATCACCATGCGCATCAACAGAATCTGACCAAGTGGATATCTGCATTACAATAGCAATGAAATGTGTTGATGGTGAAAGAAACAATAGGCCTACTGTAGCAGAGATCGTGCGTATCCTCAAGGATACTGAAAAAAGGTTTCTGGAGGAATCCATCAATCACAcacaatttctcatggatcag AGTTTGTCCAGTGACATCATTAAGAGTGGACTAGTTGGTGGAAAAGCAGGTACTGCACGAGACGTAGAGGAAAAGCCATGGCGTTTGGAGAGTCTGACAATTAGCTACTTAGGATTAATCGATGAGTTCTCGTTTTCGTACATTGACAAAGCTGGAAAACAACAAACCGTTGGCCCTTGGGGCGCAGGATACAGTCACCCGCAAGAAAAAACCGAAACG ATCCTTTTTGAGCCATCGGAGTTTGTGGAAGAGGTATCTGGGTTTTATGGGATTCATTTTGGCAACATTCTTATGATGTCACTTACGTTCGTCACCAACATCAGAACCTGCGGACCTTTCGGAAATCCGTATCATCAAAATGTGCCATCAACCCCTTTCAGCTTCAGGGCTGCAGAGGGCAGTAGCATAGTGGGATTCCATGGTAGATCTGGACAACACCTCTATTCAATTGGAGTATACATG ACCCAGTGCCCCAGCAATATAAAGATACGTCGGCCCCTCCCAATGCCAGGACAG ATCTTGCCCACTCCCACGAAAACGGGACCATGGGGTGGAAGTGCAGGTATAGCCCGTGACATCAACGAAAAGCCCTGGCGTCTGGAGAGCCTAACGATTAGCTACTTGGGCCTGATCGACGCATTCTCATTTTCATACACTGACCAAGCTGGGAAGAAACACAGCATTGGTCCCTGGGGCGAAGGATACCATCACGACAAAATTGAAACG ATCCGCTTTGACATTTCTGAGTTCGTGGAAGAAGTATCGGGAGCATATGGGAGTCATTCTGGGAATGTTCTTGTGACGAGTCTTACTTTTGTCACCAATATCAGAACCTATGGTCCTTTTGGAAATGCACATCATCAAAATGTGCCAGCAACACCTTTCAGGTTCAAAGCTGATAAGGATAGCAGGATCGTGGGGTTCCACGGTAGATCTGGCAAACATCTCTACTCGATTGGTGTTTATACTGTCTAA
- the LOC136511775 gene encoding uncharacterized protein isoform X2, whose product MHKEHVEYNGKLRFSQRTYRAICLEYLQGGSLDRYLTACYNGSCDRDWRTLFNIIKGVCEGLYFLHEGCGTPILHLDLKPANILLDDNMVAKIADFGLSRLFHGASTHVTQRESVTGTTKYMAPEYQYRKMISPKNDVFSLGVTMIEVMAGPTGYDEFCQMGDVKQFIDQVNMDWTKQINATASPCASTESDQVDICITIAMKCVDGERNNRPTVAEIVRILKDTEKRFLEESINHTQFLMDQSLSSDIIKSGLVGGKAGTARDVEEKPWRLESLTISYLGLIDEFSFSYIDKAGKQQTVGPWGAGYSHPQEKTETILFEPSEFVEEVSGFYGIHFGNILMMSLTFVTNIRTCGPFGNPYHQNVPSTPFSFRAAEGSSIVGFHGRSGQHLYSIGVYMTQCPSNIKIRRPLPMPGQILPTPTKTGPWGGSAGIARDINEKPWRLESLTISYLGLIDAFSFSYTDQAGKKHSIGPWGEGYHHDKIETIRFDISEFVEEVSGAYGSHSGNVLVTSLTFVTNIRTYGPFGNAHHQNVPATPFRFKADKDSRIVGFHGRSGKHLYSIGVYTV is encoded by the exons ATGCATAAAGAACATGTTGAATACAATGGCAAACTACGTTTCTCTCAGCGCACATACAGAGCTATCTGCTTAGAATACTTGCAGGGTGGAAGCCTAGACAGGTATCTAACAG CTTGTTACAATGGATCTTGCGATCGTGACTGGCGCACCCTTTTCAATATAATTAAGGGGGTCTGTGAGGGCTTATATTTCCTCCATGAAGGATGTGGAACACCAATTCTTCACCTGGATTTGAAACCTGCCAATATATTGCTGGACGACAATATGGTTGCCAAAATTGCAGACTTTGGATTGTCAAGGCTCTTCCACGGAGCAAGTACCCATGTCACACAAAGAGAAAGTGTTACAGGAACGAC GAAATACATGGCGCCAGAGTATCAATATAGAAAAATGATCTCGCCCAAGAATGACGTTTTCAGTTTAGGGGTTACAATGATAGAGGTAATGGCTGGACCTACGGGTTATGACGAATTTTGTCAAATGGGTGACGTAAAACAATTTATTGATCAG GTAAATATGGATTGGACAAAACAGATAAATGCAACCGCATCACCATGCGCATCAACAGAATCTGACCAAGTGGATATCTGCATTACAATAGCAATGAAATGTGTTGATGGTGAAAGAAACAATAGGCCTACTGTAGCAGAGATCGTGCGTATCCTCAAGGATACTGAAAAAAGGTTTCTGGAGGAATCCATCAATCACAcacaatttctcatggatcag AGTTTGTCCAGTGACATCATTAAGAGTGGACTAGTTGGTGGAAAAGCAGGTACTGCACGAGACGTAGAGGAAAAGCCATGGCGTTTGGAGAGTCTGACAATTAGCTACTTAGGATTAATCGATGAGTTCTCGTTTTCGTACATTGACAAAGCTGGAAAACAACAAACCGTTGGCCCTTGGGGCGCAGGATACAGTCACCCGCAAGAAAAAACCGAAACG ATCCTTTTTGAGCCATCGGAGTTTGTGGAAGAGGTATCTGGGTTTTATGGGATTCATTTTGGCAACATTCTTATGATGTCACTTACGTTCGTCACCAACATCAGAACCTGCGGACCTTTCGGAAATCCGTATCATCAAAATGTGCCATCAACCCCTTTCAGCTTCAGGGCTGCAGAGGGCAGTAGCATAGTGGGATTCCATGGTAGATCTGGACAACACCTCTATTCAATTGGAGTATACATG ACCCAGTGCCCCAGCAATATAAAGATACGTCGGCCCCTCCCAATGCCAGGACAG ATCTTGCCCACTCCCACGAAAACGGGACCATGGGGTGGAAGTGCAGGTATAGCCCGTGACATCAACGAAAAGCCCTGGCGTCTGGAGAGCCTAACGATTAGCTACTTGGGCCTGATCGACGCATTCTCATTTTCATACACTGACCAAGCTGGGAAGAAACACAGCATTGGTCCCTGGGGCGAAGGATACCATCACGACAAAATTGAAACG ATCCGCTTTGACATTTCTGAGTTCGTGGAAGAAGTATCGGGAGCATATGGGAGTCATTCTGGGAATGTTCTTGTGACGAGTCTTACTTTTGTCACCAATATCAGAACCTATGGTCCTTTTGGAAATGCACATCATCAAAATGTGCCAGCAACACCTTTCAGGTTCAAAGCTGATAAGGATAGCAGGATCGTGGGGTTCCACGGTAGATCTGGCAAACATCTCTACTCGATTGGTGTTTATACTGTCTAA